The proteins below come from a single Methanobacterium petrolearium genomic window:
- a CDS encoding B12-binding domain-containing radical SAM protein: MKILFIHPPGEWTIGEQIVPHSPYAPPLGILYLSKILEQNGHDVQVIDFCAEPLNENKLKREILSSDAVSLTVLTSALENSIKLSKMVQKFDKDIPLIVGGPHCSLYPKQSLLDLNAKVSVEGEGEEVILDILDAINGKKEFCEIPAIHYFKEGKIKDGKPPRIIKNLDLIPFPARYHVKDYEYGYVLGSKFAKGNFTAIITSRGCQHNCRFCARNFIGMSQYRERSVENVIKEIKEVIEEGYDSIMILDDNFLGNQKRVHKIMDMLKREDLKIELLLQGRCDSAERSMYKKMRDSGVKGIYFGIESGNQDILDFYNKGTQLDDIRRAVKLSREMGFFTVGSFILGAPSETKQHFENTVQFSKSLPLDVVAFFTLEYAAGSRLWDKAVADGKIEPNEYMVLSDSHRGLSEFTKEEIEAYCKTAHRSFYLRPKYWVDQIIQSTATKNFRLFKAMIKVAKETMRKKFVSLKPISED, translated from the coding sequence ATGAAGATTCTTTTTATACATCCTCCCGGTGAATGGACAATTGGCGAACAAATTGTTCCTCATAGTCCGTATGCTCCTCCTTTAGGCATCTTATATCTTTCAAAAATACTTGAACAAAATGGGCATGATGTACAGGTCATAGATTTTTGTGCTGAGCCATTGAATGAAAACAAATTAAAAAGAGAAATTCTTTCTTCTGATGCGGTAAGTTTGACTGTCCTTACTTCTGCACTTGAAAATTCTATAAAATTGTCTAAAATGGTACAAAAATTTGATAAAGATATTCCTTTGATTGTTGGAGGGCCACATTGTTCTCTTTATCCTAAACAATCGCTTTTGGACCTAAATGCAAAAGTAAGTGTTGAAGGAGAAGGTGAAGAAGTTATTCTGGATATTTTAGATGCTATAAATGGAAAAAAAGAATTTTGTGAAATTCCTGCTATTCACTATTTTAAAGAAGGGAAAATTAAGGATGGAAAACCTCCCAGAATTATAAAAAATCTTGATCTGATCCCATTTCCAGCTCGATATCATGTGAAAGATTACGAGTATGGTTACGTCCTTGGATCCAAGTTTGCAAAGGGAAATTTCACGGCGATAATCACAAGTCGAGGATGTCAGCATAACTGTAGATTCTGCGCGCGAAATTTTATAGGAATGAGTCAATATAGGGAGAGGTCTGTTGAAAATGTGATAAAGGAGATTAAGGAGGTTATTGAGGAAGGTTACGACTCTATCATGATATTAGATGATAATTTTTTGGGAAATCAGAAAAGAGTTCATAAAATAATGGATATGTTAAAAAGAGAAGATTTGAAGATAGAACTCTTACTTCAGGGTAGGTGTGATTCAGCAGAAAGGAGTATGTATAAAAAGATGAGGGATTCCGGTGTTAAAGGAATATATTTTGGAATAGAATCTGGCAATCAAGATATCCTTGATTTTTATAATAAAGGAACACAATTAGATGATATTCGTAGAGCGGTGAAATTAAGTAGGGAAATGGGTTTTTTTACAGTTGGTAGTTTTATATTAGGTGCACCATCCGAAACAAAACAGCATTTTGAAAATACAGTCCAGTTTTCAAAATCGTTACCTTTGGATGTAGTGGCCTTTTTCACATTAGAATATGCTGCCGGGTCTCGATTATGGGATAAGGCAGTTGCAGACGGTAAAATCGAGCCGAATGAGTATATGGTGCTTAGTGATTCACATAGGGGCTTGAGTGAATTCACTAAAGAAGAGATCGAAGCTTACTGTAAAACTGCACATAGGAGTTTCTATTTAAGACCTAAATACTGGGTAGACCAGATTATCCAATCCACAGCAACGAAAAATTTTCGTTTATTCAAAGCGATGATAAAGGTAGCAAAAGAAACTATGCGAAAAAAATTTGTGTCATTAAAGCCGATTAGCGAAGATTAA
- a CDS encoding UbiA prenyltransferase family protein — protein sequence MEKLIKLIELIRLPLLVVPAALGTCGVYLSVNNPDLTSLILGAIIPSLAWAGGLVFNDYFDIESDKLAHPHRPIASGIISTQESLIYGSAFYILCLYLSSLVSIYCLAVSLVVIIFKTIYPYLSYIKREGILRNLCFGIAVGFCILVGSTIGNNISTLAIVVTIIGILIYTSDNIIGRFPDIEVDKKMGVRTLPMQIGLKAASVIAFLLTVFAAFGTMSLWLWGLHLSYLPTAFIAVMSLILLSLALLADPERFRTDSSIVFLRYMGQLLLCMSLIIGVTGGV from the coding sequence ATGGAGAAGTTAATTAAATTAATAGAACTCATACGTCTCCCATTATTAGTGGTTCCTGCTGCTTTAGGTACTTGTGGAGTATACTTATCAGTTAATAATCCTGATCTTACATCATTGATTTTAGGGGCAATAATACCTAGTTTAGCCTGGGCTGGAGGATTGGTTTTCAATGACTATTTTGATATAGAGTCCGACAAATTAGCACACCCCCATAGACCAATCGCTTCAGGCATAATATCTACACAAGAAAGTTTGATTTATGGATCAGCTTTTTACATTCTCTGTTTATATCTTTCTTCTCTCGTCAGTATTTACTGCTTAGCAGTAAGTTTAGTAGTGATAATATTTAAAACAATTTATCCCTATTTAAGTTACATAAAGCGTGAGGGCATCCTTAGGAATTTATGTTTTGGAATAGCTGTTGGTTTTTGCATATTGGTCGGTTCTACTATTGGTAATAACATCTCAACATTGGCAATAGTTGTGACGATAATAGGAATTCTCATATATACGAGTGACAATATTATCGGGAGATTTCCTGACATAGAAGTTGACAAAAAAATGGGAGTACGAACATTGCCCATGCAGATCGGCTTGAAAGCAGCTTCGGTAATTGCATTTCTTTTGACAGTATTTGCAGCCTTTGGCACGATGTCGTTATGGTTATGGGGACTCCATCTTTCATATTTACCCACAGCTTTCATTGCTGTTATGTCATTGATATTGTTATCACTGGCACTTTTAGCAGATCCTGAAAGATTCCGCACAGACTCCTCGATTGTCTTTTTACGATATATGGGTCAACTATTACTTTGTATGTCTTTGATTATAGGAGTAACAGGAGGTGTTTAA
- a CDS encoding prenyltransferase/squalene oxidase repeat-containing protein — translation MSLEKMINKSISYLINKQRPDGSIYDETDFDNLWSTAAYVILLNHLGIDKKKDKLNEWIIKNQNHDGSWGLDETNYFSLNFQDTLMALAAVDRNIDNNNLDAAKKWIETYTGEKQLSPYGEMFLSINDGDWDDIFHQNSSLILASFMLFNMPEKFGKILGKLQMKFPRLFSWSVYFYPLPWVSSAITPLQLIFLLKSQKFGFIRKNLIKRMERKLLKDQLENGSWFGISEFTLASIYALYELGYGIDGSQISKGLNFLDSLIGVEGDLNTVQLPVWETSLAVISLLEAGISPTDQVIENAVEFLKKTQMDHGGWPFSYSCHPDNDDTAYAILALNKISSGNNNVKSVITKGIEFLSQMQNDDGSWSLYCKNQCHVKYKMGDEMWVDAGSTDITGHVLQVLGETGNESSKSVKKAIKWLKDNQTDYGSWWGRWGLCYTYGTSCVLQGLKSVGVDPQSDYVLKAIDWLNETQNSDGGWGEHHSSYYSETPVLGPSTVEQTSWALSSLIDVNVPSDPEITETIKKGISFLGKIQREDGGFPSSYSAVSVSFCKYKLYSAVFPLLALSKFKKQLKEV, via the coding sequence ATGAGTTTAGAAAAGATGATCAATAAGTCGATAAGTTATTTGATCAATAAACAGCGTCCTGATGGCTCAATCTATGATGAAACTGATTTTGATAATCTGTGGTCTACTGCGGCATATGTGATACTATTAAATCATCTAGGAATTGACAAAAAAAAGGATAAACTAAATGAGTGGATAATTAAAAATCAAAATCATGATGGTAGTTGGGGTTTAGATGAGACAAATTATTTTTCTTTGAATTTTCAAGATACTTTGATGGCTCTGGCAGCTGTGGATAGAAATATAGATAATAACAATTTGGATGCAGCAAAAAAATGGATTGAAACTTATACTGGTGAAAAACAACTCTCGCCATATGGAGAGATGTTTTTATCAATAAATGATGGTGATTGGGATGATATTTTCCATCAAAATTCTTCGCTGATCCTGGCTTCTTTTATGTTGTTCAATATGCCGGAAAAATTCGGCAAGATATTAGGCAAACTGCAGATGAAGTTCCCCAGATTATTTTCATGGAGTGTATATTTTTATCCTCTGCCTTGGGTAAGCAGCGCGATAACTCCTCTCCAACTCATATTCCTCTTGAAATCTCAAAAATTTGGTTTCATTCGTAAAAATTTGATCAAACGGATGGAACGTAAACTATTGAAAGATCAGTTGGAAAATGGGTCTTGGTTTGGCATTTCAGAATTTACACTTGCTTCAATTTATGCTCTTTATGAGTTGGGTTACGGTATAGATGGTTCCCAGATAAGTAAGGGGTTAAACTTCCTTGATAGTCTGATTGGAGTTGAAGGTGATCTAAACACAGTACAACTACCGGTATGGGAGACTTCTCTGGCTGTAATATCATTACTCGAGGCAGGAATTTCACCAACAGATCAGGTAATAGAAAATGCTGTCGAATTTTTGAAAAAAACTCAGATGGATCATGGTGGATGGCCATTTAGTTACTCTTGCCATCCTGACAATGATGATACGGCCTATGCAATTTTAGCCTTAAATAAGATTTCTTCGGGCAATAATAATGTAAAAAGTGTGATTACCAAGGGTATTGAGTTTCTTAGTCAAATGCAGAATGATGATGGAAGCTGGTCATTATATTGCAAAAATCAATGTCATGTTAAATATAAAATGGGAGATGAAATGTGGGTAGATGCCGGTTCCACTGACATCACGGGACATGTTCTTCAAGTTTTAGGTGAAACTGGTAATGAATCATCAAAATCTGTTAAAAAAGCAATAAAATGGTTAAAAGATAATCAGACAGACTATGGTTCATGGTGGGGTAGGTGGGGCCTTTGCTACACATACGGAACTAGTTGTGTTTTACAGGGATTAAAAAGTGTGGGAGTTGATCCTCAATCAGATTATGTTTTGAAAGCTATTGACTGGTTAAATGAAACCCAAAACTCTGATGGTGGTTGGGGAGAACATCATAGTAGTTATTATTCTGAAACACCAGTACTTGGGCCTAGTACAGTGGAACAAACTAGTTGGGCATTATCTTCATTGATAGATGTTAATGTTCCATCTGATCCTGAAATAACTGAAACCATAAAAAAGGGAATCTCTTTTTTAGGCAAGATTCAAAGGGAAGATGGAGGATTTCCAAGTTCATATTCAGCTGTTTCGGTTAGTTTCTGTAAATATAAATTATATTCTGCCGTATTTCCACTTTTAGCATTATCTAAGTTCAAAAAACAATTAAAAGAGGTTTAG
- a CDS encoding ABC transporter ATP-binding protein → MFKDLIKLAGRRKLKLTSACMLHVISCALAIIPFYLIYLLFLQIFSFNPDETRIWWILTLIPVVYVVMSVVLIYAYNISHVAAYQILYSVRIELGKKLSKLPLGFFNEKNTGELKTIMNENVEMLEFFLAHHLPEMISTIFVPLFLGIFLFIMDWRMALASVLPVALAITVILLKSSGWSEMIDAYLSAQSEVNSTVVEYVQGIKVIKAFNHTAESFKKYEGSMAFWRDSVIKWSRQRAAPFTIYQGLITSTLAFIIPVGLLLYSRGMLAMETFLLFLIVGPIFGGLFMRIYEFLRYGMEEKECMDRINKIFATKNIDDKGKKEAEHFDITFKNVFFSYDDRNPVLNDINFYVPQGTRCALVGPSGAGKTTIARLIARFWDVNYGGIMIGGCDIRDLTLKNLLSYVSIVLQDPYLFNDTILQNIKIGNPEASMDEIVKVSKAARCHEFIEKLPDGYSTIVGEKGERLSGGEKQRISIARALLKDAPIIILDEATVFIDPENESLIQDAISNLTRNKTVLAIAHKLYTITNADQILVLKEGKIVERGSYEDLMDYNGSFREMWDTHVSILDWEIKRCD, encoded by the coding sequence ATGTTTAAGGATCTGATTAAACTGGCAGGTAGGAGAAAATTAAAGCTTACCTCTGCCTGCATGCTGCATGTGATTTCCTGTGCCCTTGCCATAATCCCCTTTTACTTGATATATCTTCTTTTTTTACAGATATTCAGTTTTAATCCTGATGAAACGCGTATATGGTGGATTTTGACTTTGATTCCAGTGGTATACGTAGTCATGTCTGTTGTCCTTATCTATGCCTATAATATATCCCATGTTGCAGCTTACCAGATCCTCTACAGCGTGAGAATTGAACTAGGGAAAAAATTATCAAAACTACCACTTGGTTTTTTCAATGAAAAGAATACAGGGGAACTTAAGACGATTATGAATGAAAATGTGGAAATGTTGGAGTTTTTCCTGGCCCATCATCTTCCAGAAATGATAAGCACCATTTTCGTTCCTTTGTTTTTAGGAATCTTTCTTTTCATCATGGACTGGAGAATGGCCCTGGCTTCTGTGTTACCGGTAGCCCTGGCAATAACCGTGATCCTCCTTAAAAGCAGTGGGTGGAGCGAGATGATAGATGCATATCTTTCAGCCCAGTCAGAGGTTAACTCCACAGTAGTGGAGTATGTTCAGGGAATAAAAGTGATAAAAGCCTTCAACCACACTGCAGAATCTTTTAAAAAGTATGAAGGAAGTATGGCTTTCTGGAGGGACAGTGTCATCAAATGGTCCCGACAAAGAGCAGCCCCCTTTACCATTTACCAGGGTCTGATAACCTCTACTCTTGCATTTATTATCCCTGTAGGATTATTGCTTTATAGTAGAGGGATGTTGGCAATGGAAACCTTTCTACTATTCTTAATAGTCGGCCCCATATTTGGTGGTCTTTTCATGCGGATTTATGAATTTTTAAGGTACGGGATGGAAGAAAAAGAATGCATGGATAGGATAAATAAAATATTTGCCACAAAAAATATAGATGATAAAGGAAAAAAGGAAGCAGAACATTTTGATATAACTTTCAAAAACGTATTTTTTTCCTATGATGATAGAAACCCTGTACTGAATGACATAAATTTCTATGTGCCGCAAGGCACCAGATGTGCACTTGTGGGGCCATCTGGGGCGGGTAAAACCACCATAGCAAGATTGATCGCCAGATTCTGGGATGTGAATTATGGGGGGATCATGATAGGCGGTTGCGATATCAGAGATCTGACCCTGAAAAATCTCTTATCTTATGTATCTATTGTTTTACAGGATCCCTATCTTTTTAATGACACCATCCTCCAAAATATTAAAATAGGAAACCCCGAAGCTTCTATGGATGAAATAGTTAAGGTTTCAAAGGCTGCCAGATGCCATGAGTTTATAGAAAAGCTTCCTGATGGTTATTCCACTATCGTAGGTGAAAAAGGAGAAAGATTAAGTGGTGGTGAAAAGCAGAGGATTTCCATTGCCCGGGCGCTCTTGAAAGATGCTCCTATTATTATTTTGGATGAAGCCACAGTCTTTATTGACCCTGAAAATGAGTCTCTTATCCAGGATGCCATCAGCAATCTAACCAGAAATAAAACAGTCCTGGCCATAGCCCATAAACTGTACACCATCACTAATGCCGACCAAATACTGGTCCTGAAGGAAGGTAAAATTGTTGAAAGAGGCTCTTATGAGGATTTGATGGATTATAATGGTTCTTTCAGGGAAATGTGGGATACGCATGTTTCAATATTAGATTGGGAAATAAAAAGGTGTGATTAG
- a CDS encoding ABC transporter ATP-binding protein, with protein sequence MDKTISITNLSFKYLRSEEYALKNINLEVEKGEFIGLAGKSGCGKSTLLYHLNGIIPHAVNGVMEGKVEVCGLDTAKHEIPELATQVGMVFQNPEVQLFSVTVEDEVAFIAENLNYPVEKIKECLDFSLDAVGINDLRERYPFELSGGEKQRVVIASAISVKPEVLVLDEPTSELDSQGREMVLDVIHQLNQAGMTIIMAEHHLDDVATYLDRLILMDKGRIIADDTPQKIFKNGLFENIGLRPPQTVEIGLKLGVPTLPLSVDDALDTFRKFPIKAFPQEIFNYGLQIEKMVEIKDLSFHYGDKKALHDINLSINQGEIVGLLGANGSGKTTLALLLMGLLKPSPGSVSVRGFNPEKQRKELVNVAGFLFQNPEHQLFCDSVHSELAYGFEGSETVVDEIISIMGLEQFRNEHPLTLSRGERQRVATATALVKKPEILIIDEPTTGQDWYHVSSFMNLVKRLNQEGVTIILITHDMRVAAEYCQRLVVMKDGSILLDRDTRNVFAELDLLKEAGLKPAPITEITLKTGIKPPLLGLKEIDTGE encoded by the coding sequence ATGGATAAGACAATCTCGATAACTAATTTATCATTCAAGTACCTTCGATCTGAGGAATACGCCTTAAAAAACATTAATCTGGAAGTTGAAAAGGGTGAATTCATAGGTCTGGCTGGAAAATCTGGCTGTGGAAAATCAACTTTACTATACCATCTTAATGGAATCATCCCCCATGCTGTAAATGGAGTTATGGAGGGAAAAGTAGAAGTATGCGGCCTAGACACAGCCAAACACGAAATCCCAGAACTGGCCACCCAGGTGGGAATGGTCTTCCAGAACCCAGAAGTCCAACTTTTCAGTGTCACTGTAGAAGATGAAGTGGCATTTATTGCCGAGAATCTGAACTATCCTGTGGAAAAAATAAAAGAATGCCTTGATTTTTCATTAGATGCGGTGGGGATAAATGATCTAAGGGAAAGATACCCCTTTGAACTTTCAGGTGGGGAGAAACAGAGGGTAGTCATTGCTTCAGCCATCTCTGTTAAACCGGAAGTCCTGGTATTGGATGAACCCACCTCAGAACTTGATTCACAGGGAAGAGAAATGGTACTAGATGTGATTCACCAGTTGAACCAGGCAGGCATGACCATTATCATGGCTGAACATCATTTGGATGATGTGGCTACTTACCTGGACCGGCTGATCCTCATGGATAAGGGCAGAATAATAGCCGATGATACTCCTCAAAAAATATTCAAAAACGGATTGTTTGAGAATATTGGGCTGAGACCTCCTCAAACTGTTGAAATAGGATTGAAACTAGGTGTCCCGACACTTCCTCTTTCAGTGGATGATGCCCTGGATACTTTCAGGAAGTTTCCCATCAAAGCATTTCCCCAGGAAATATTTAACTACGGGCTTCAAATTGAAAAAATGGTGGAAATTAAGGATCTATCCTTCCACTATGGTGATAAAAAAGCTTTGCATGATATCAATTTATCCATAAATCAGGGAGAAATAGTGGGCCTTCTGGGGGCTAATGGTTCTGGTAAAACCACCCTGGCCCTGCTCCTCATGGGATTATTGAAGCCCAGCCCGGGATCAGTAAGTGTAAGGGGCTTTAATCCAGAAAAACAGAGAAAAGAACTGGTTAATGTAGCAGGATTTCTATTTCAGAACCCTGAACACCAGTTATTCTGTGATTCAGTTCATTCAGAGCTAGCTTATGGTTTTGAAGGGAGTGAAACTGTTGTTGATGAAATTATCAGTATAATGGGCTTGGAACAATTCAGAAATGAACATCCTCTGACTTTGAGTAGGGGTGAAAGGCAAAGGGTGGCCACAGCCACAGCCCTGGTTAAAAAACCAGAGATTTTGATTATAGATGAGCCCACCACAGGTCAAGACTGGTACCATGTAAGTTCCTTCATGAATCTGGTGAAAAGGCTCAATCAGGAGGGTGTGACCATCATCCTTATCACTCATGACATGCGGGTGGCTGCAGAATACTGCCAGAGACTGGTGGTCATGAAAGACGGTTCTATACTCCTGGATAGAGATACCAGGAATGTATTTGCTGAACTGGATCTCCTCAAGGAAGCTGGATTGAAACCTGCACCCATAACTGAGATAACCCTTAAAACAGGAATAAAACCCCCTCTCCTTGGATTAAAAGAGATAGATACTGGTGAATAA
- a CDS encoding ABC transporter ATP-binding protein, producing MFREAFFLAKDNEKRLKLIFSLMTLRGIIKIIPYLILYLIILEILSPGIDIGKALGSISNMSINSILILTACLAIVFILINVWDHYLGLFAMKSGHKICYDIRMDLGDKLRKLSLGFFTAKSTGELNTILSEYVSRIEMFISISAPYILSAIASAFTMMIFFLFLDWRMAFAAGFAIPLAIIAFTYADRVAVRVTKKREESLRKTNSVIVEFIEGMPVIKIFNQVAHRFRKFEDTMNDFRDKNVRAVVSITVPSIILLTFTSLSIAIILPVGSYFYFEGTLPLSTLIFIIITAPAFSDSLAQSLFGYLHSKSPEGQAIKKITELMEEKPLYEPVEDVGIKNFDIEFRGVSFSYDTESVLHNINFRVPEKSVMAFVGPSGGGKTTITSLIARFWDVDFGEVRIGGKNIQEIKLDTLLSYISMVFQEVILFNDTVMENIRLGRKDATDEEVVAATKAARCHEFINQLPEGYNTVIGEKGARLSGGEKQRISIARAILKDAPIIILDEATAFVDPENENIIQEAINRLTRGKTVLVIAHRLSTITHVDQIIVIENGKIVEHGTHEDLIRKEGLYKRMWKAHNTALGWRVS from the coding sequence ATGTTTAGGGAAGCATTCTTCCTGGCAAAGGATAATGAAAAAAGATTGAAGTTAATCTTCTCTTTGATGACTTTAAGGGGTATAATCAAGATTATTCCTTATTTGATTCTTTACCTAATCATTCTCGAGATTCTTAGTCCCGGCATTGATATAGGTAAAGCTTTGGGCAGCATATCTAATATGAGTATAAATAGTATCCTAATATTGACAGCTTGCCTTGCCATAGTTTTCATTCTAATCAACGTCTGGGATCATTATTTAGGTCTTTTCGCCATGAAATCTGGCCATAAAATATGTTACGATATTAGAATGGATCTGGGTGATAAATTAAGAAAGTTGTCCCTGGGGTTTTTCACTGCCAAGTCTACTGGTGAACTCAACACAATATTAAGTGAATATGTATCAAGGATTGAGATGTTCATCTCCATTTCAGCACCGTATATCCTCTCAGCCATAGCATCTGCTTTCACAATGATGATCTTTTTTCTCTTTTTAGATTGGAGAATGGCTTTTGCCGCTGGATTTGCGATTCCTTTGGCTATAATAGCCTTTACCTACGCAGATAGGGTTGCTGTGAGGGTAACCAAAAAAAGAGAAGAATCTCTCCGTAAGACTAATTCTGTAATTGTGGAGTTTATTGAAGGAATGCCAGTTATCAAAATATTTAACCAAGTAGCACACAGATTTCGCAAATTTGAGGATACAATGAATGATTTCAGAGATAAAAATGTCCGGGCGGTTGTATCTATAACTGTTCCCAGCATAATTCTCCTTACATTCACTAGTCTTAGTATAGCTATTATTTTACCTGTTGGGTCATATTTCTACTTTGAGGGCACTTTGCCTTTAAGTACTCTGATATTTATCATAATAACTGCTCCAGCTTTTTCTGATTCGCTTGCACAATCTTTATTTGGGTATTTACACTCTAAAAGTCCTGAAGGCCAAGCTATAAAAAAAATCACGGAATTAATGGAGGAAAAACCTCTTTATGAGCCAGTAGAAGATGTAGGAATAAAAAATTTTGATATTGAGTTTAGAGGAGTGTCTTTCAGTTATGATACAGAATCAGTTCTCCATAATATAAACTTCAGGGTCCCTGAAAAAAGTGTAATGGCGTTTGTTGGGCCGTCTGGAGGTGGTAAAACTACAATAACTAGTCTGATTGCACGTTTTTGGGATGTGGATTTTGGTGAGGTAAGAATTGGAGGAAAAAACATTCAGGAGATAAAACTTGATACGTTACTCTCCTATATATCCATGGTCTTTCAGGAAGTCATTTTATTTAACGATACTGTTATGGAAAATATCCGGCTGGGACGTAAAGATGCTACTGATGAAGAAGTTGTCGCAGCCACTAAAGCAGCAAGGTGTCATGAGTTTATAAATCAGTTGCCTGAAGGATATAATACAGTGATTGGTGAGAAGGGAGCTAGATTGAGTGGTGGGGAGAAACAGAGAATTTCCATTGCCAGGGCTATTTTAAAGGATGCACCCATCATTATTCTTGATGAAGCTACTGCTTTTGTTGATCCTGAAAACGAGAACATCATCCAGGAAGCTATTAATCGTTTAACCAGAGGTAAAACCGTTTTAGTGATTGCACACCGCCTTTCCACCATCACCCATGTAGATCAGATCATTGTAATAGAAAACGGGAAGATTGTGGAACATGGGACCCACGAAGATCTGATAAGAAAAGAAGGACTCTATAAGAGAATGTGGAAAGCACACAACACCGCCCTAGGATGGAGGGTTTCATGA
- a CDS encoding energy-coupling factor transporter transmembrane component T family protein: MIEYINSNSPLHRLDPRSKILFALCIMAAALLTSSYIMLAFLIIISAIIWVMADIPIRKFKPVFLVLLLLVVMGMLTQAVFYTDRPDYTGTKTVLFNILPYNVPVIGSLPVTVEGLKYGVVFSMRMIAVVLAPLIIPFTTHPSDMILVLRDMRFPEWMILMVTMSIRFIPLTFQNFHTIRNAQKLRKIKTSYQDMVLLMETLLITSLKTSKQMALSLETKAFGYSSMRTSLKTIKFRRNDVIFSAFSLTVLGIVVINTV, translated from the coding sequence ATGATTGAATATATTAACTCCAATTCCCCATTACACAGGCTTGATCCTCGCTCTAAAATACTTTTTGCCCTTTGTATAATGGCAGCGGCTCTTTTAACTTCATCTTACATCATGTTAGCCTTCCTGATCATTATTTCTGCAATAATCTGGGTAATGGCAGATATTCCCATCCGGAAGTTTAAACCAGTCTTCCTAGTACTTTTATTATTGGTTGTAATGGGTATGTTGACCCAGGCCGTGTTTTATACTGATCGTCCAGACTACACAGGCACCAAAACAGTTCTATTCAACATACTACCCTACAACGTGCCGGTGATAGGTTCCCTTCCTGTTACTGTAGAAGGCCTTAAGTATGGAGTGGTTTTTTCCATGCGTATGATAGCCGTGGTCCTGGCGCCCCTGATCATTCCATTCACCACCCATCCCAGTGATATGATACTGGTTTTAAGAGACATGAGATTTCCAGAATGGATGATCCTCATGGTGACCATGTCCATACGATTCATACCCCTTACCTTCCAGAACTTCCATACCATAAGAAACGCCCAGAAACTCCGGAAAATTAAAACCAGTTACCAAGACATGGTTCTCCTAATGGAAACACTGCTCATCACTTCCCTTAAAACATCCAAACAGATGGCCCTGAGTTTAGAAACTAAAGCATTTGGATACTCCAGCATGAGAACTTCCCTTAAAACCATAAAATTTAGGAGGAATGATGTGATATTTTCAGCATTCTCTCTAACTGTTTTAGGAATTGTGGTGATTAATACGGTGTAA